A portion of the Sphingobacterium spiritivorum genome contains these proteins:
- a CDS encoding tetratricopeptide repeat protein, producing MKLNFLNITLKNAKMGLATLALAFFALSASAQQKEQEHSNPNVRLGQKALLDGDFKSAATHLEKALPKEGSDPNVLYMLGYSQFHNGDFKKASDTFGKVVALDAKNGTAYYYKAKAANNLAVQTETKLSSANREQLLKTAIDDFSKAIAINSSDAKLYQNRAIAYRDLGILVGTSGAANYNKAAATDAYNKAITDYQKLLSFDSSRKDIQREVKKATVYRDNLK from the coding sequence ATGAAACTTAATTTCTTAAACATCACTTTGAAAAATGCCAAAATGGGTTTGGCGACTCTAGCATTAGCTTTCTTCGCTCTTAGTGCTTCTGCACAGCAAAAAGAACAGGAACACAGTAATCCTAATGTGAGATTGGGTCAAAAAGCACTATTGGATGGTGATTTCAAAAGTGCAGCAACACACTTGGAAAAAGCCCTTCCTAAAGAAGGAAGTGATCCAAACGTACTGTACATGTTGGGTTACTCGCAATTCCATAATGGTGATTTCAAAAAAGCATCAGATACATTTGGTAAAGTAGTCGCTTTGGATGCTAAGAATGGAACAGCTTATTATTATAAAGCTAAAGCTGCAAATAATCTTGCTGTACAGACCGAAACAAAACTTTCAAGCGCTAACCGTGAGCAATTATTGAAAACGGCAATTGATGATTTTTCTAAAGCAATCGCTATTAATTCAAGTGATGCTAAATTATACCAAAACAGAGCTATTGCTTACCGTGATTTAGGTATTTTAGTAGGTACTTCAGGAGCCGCTAATTATAATAAAGCAGCTGCAACTGATGCTTACAATAAAGCAATCACAGATTACCAAAAGTTGTTGTCATTTGATTCATCAAGAAAAGACATTCAACGTGAAGTGAAAAAAGCTACAGTTTACAGAGATAACCTGAAGTAA
- a CDS encoding ABC transporter permease, translating to MNKVLLIIKREYFSRVKKKSFLLLTFLVPLFFIGMYVLIFYLTKKSFEDSHATVYVIDNEGNTGALLKSNKNITYIESLKSLQDQKKDLDPEKDNSGILIIPKDFYKTTHIEYLTIGKAGVSTQSEIENQLEEIVRNYEYKEAGIDIKTLDSIRPKINLVAKELTETGSEKASHTEVAMGIAMGLSILIYISLFLYGAQVMRGIIEEKSSRIVEVIISSVKPFQLMLGKIIGIGMVGLTQFILWLLLTVGLTTIATSTMLSKEDLSGAMNSQQQAQQLEAMNSSGFDFQEAMQSVNFPQLIICFFIFFIGGYLLYSALFAAAGSAVESETEASQFTMPITMPLLLTYILSFGVLVNDPNGPVATWLSFIPLTSPIAMLVRIPFGVPTWQIIVSALLLVGGFLLTTWVAARIYRVGILMYGKKASFKEMIKWFNYKR from the coding sequence ATGAATAAGGTATTATTGATTATAAAACGTGAATATTTTTCAAGAGTAAAAAAGAAGTCTTTTTTACTGCTCACCTTTCTGGTACCGTTATTCTTTATCGGGATGTATGTACTGATATTCTATTTAACAAAAAAGAGCTTTGAAGATTCTCATGCGACCGTTTATGTTATAGATAATGAAGGGAACACGGGTGCATTATTAAAAAGCAATAAGAATATCACCTATATCGAATCGCTAAAATCACTTCAGGATCAGAAGAAAGATCTGGATCCGGAGAAAGATAACTCAGGTATCCTTATTATTCCCAAAGATTTTTATAAAACAACTCACATAGAATACCTTACAATAGGTAAGGCAGGTGTAAGTACTCAGTCCGAGATTGAGAATCAACTGGAAGAGATCGTCAGAAACTATGAATATAAGGAGGCGGGCATTGACATAAAAACTTTAGACAGTATACGTCCTAAAATCAATCTTGTCGCTAAGGAATTAACAGAAACAGGCTCTGAAAAGGCGAGCCATACGGAGGTGGCAATGGGAATAGCGATGGGACTCTCTATTCTGATCTATATCTCTCTGTTCCTGTATGGAGCGCAGGTAATGCGGGGTATTATTGAAGAAAAAAGCAGTCGTATAGTGGAAGTCATTATATCCAGTGTAAAACCTTTTCAGCTTATGCTCGGAAAAATCATTGGAATCGGTATGGTGGGACTTACGCAGTTTATTCTGTGGCTGTTGCTCACTGTGGGACTGACCACTATAGCAACATCAACAATGTTGTCTAAAGAAGATCTCAGCGGAGCAATGAACAGTCAGCAACAGGCGCAACAACTGGAGGCTATGAATTCTTCTGGATTCGATTTTCAGGAGGCTATGCAATCTGTGAATTTTCCACAGTTAATTATCTGTTTCTTTATTTTCTTTATCGGTGGATATCTGCTTTACAGTGCATTATTTGCCGCAGCAGGATCTGCAGTAGAAAGCGAAACGGAAGCATCACAGTTTACGATGCCTATTACGATGCCGCTTTTACTGACCTACATCCTTTCATTTGGCGTACTGGTCAATGATCCGAACGGCCCTGTTGCCACATGGCTGAGTTTTATTCCGCTCACCTCTCCTATTGCCATGCTCGTCAGAATTCCTTTCGGCGTCCCGACATGGCAGATTATAGTCTCCGCTTTGCTACTTGTAGGTGGATTCCTCCTGACAACATGGGTAGCTGCCCGGATCTATAGAGTAGGTATATTGATGTACGGTAAGAAAGCCAGCTTTAAAGAAATGATAAAATGGTTTAACTATAAACGTTAA
- a CDS encoding ABC transporter ATP-binding protein, translating into MLDIKHIVKQYANHRALDDVSLFIPKGKIFGLLGPNGAGKTSLIRIINQITAPDEGEILFNGEVLNPNHIGKIGYLPEERGLYKKMKIGEQMLYLAQLKGLSKAEASAKIRYWFEKLQIQSWWDKKVEDLSKGMQQKVQFVATIVHEPELIILDEPFSGFDPVNAQIIQDEILELNKKGATIIYSTHRMETVEELCDNIALINKSKKILDGSVREIKQKYKNQTFTVQFEQNAIPQDWDNPELFEVIAYPQADGSSDDHAEITLKLQEGIKLNDALSYLIPKISIHQIIEKVPSMQDIFIENVTKSQLNSSSYE; encoded by the coding sequence ATGCTTGACATTAAACACATAGTCAAACAGTATGCTAACCACAGAGCCTTAGATGATGTTTCCCTTTTTATTCCAAAGGGTAAAATATTCGGTCTTTTAGGACCTAACGGAGCAGGAAAGACTTCCCTTATACGTATTATCAATCAGATTACAGCACCGGACGAAGGAGAGATACTCTTTAATGGAGAAGTCTTAAACCCCAATCATATAGGTAAAATAGGATACTTGCCTGAAGAGCGTGGTCTTTATAAAAAAATGAAGATTGGGGAGCAGATGCTTTATCTTGCGCAACTAAAAGGACTGTCAAAAGCGGAAGCTTCTGCAAAAATCCGATATTGGTTCGAAAAACTGCAGATTCAATCCTGGTGGGACAAAAAGGTAGAAGATCTGAGTAAGGGTATGCAGCAGAAAGTACAGTTTGTGGCTACAATAGTGCATGAACCGGAACTGATTATTCTGGATGAACCTTTTTCGGGATTTGACCCTGTCAATGCTCAGATTATTCAGGACGAGATCCTGGAACTGAATAAAAAAGGAGCTACTATAATCTATTCTACTCACCGGATGGAGACGGTGGAAGAGTTATGTGATAATATTGCGCTGATTAACAAGTCAAAGAAGATCCTGGACGGATCGGTCAGAGAGATAAAACAGAAATATAAAAATCAGACTTTTACCGTGCAGTTTGAACAGAACGCCATACCTCAGGACTGGGATAATCCGGAACTGTTTGAAGTCATCGCATACCCGCAAGCTGATGGTTCGTCGGATGACCATGCAGAGATAACACTAAAGCTTCAGGAAGGGATCAAACTTAACGATGCTCTTTCTTATCTTATTCCTAAAATCAGCATTCATCAGATTATAGAAAAGGTTCCTTCTATGCAGGACATCTTTATAGAAAATGTAACGAAATCCCAACTTAACAGTTCCTCTTATGAATAA
- a CDS encoding DoxX family protein: MKQTDNTLYSQLFLRLAIGITLLSAVADRFGLWPAAYSTWGNMDAFIAYTGQITSFMPAVMTKLNAYFATAAEIILGILIMLGFKTRIAAISCGILLLIFALSMTVTLGVKATFDYSVWIGSAASFLLATQRKFAYSVDEWIKKQK; this comes from the coding sequence ATGAAACAGACCGATAACACCCTTTACTCACAGCTTTTTCTTCGGTTAGCGATAGGGATTACCCTTTTATCTGCTGTTGCTGATCGTTTTGGACTATGGCCTGCTGCCTATTCCACCTGGGGAAATATGGATGCCTTTATTGCATATACAGGACAGATTACCTCATTTATGCCGGCTGTAATGACAAAGTTAAATGCCTACTTTGCTACTGCTGCTGAAATTATTTTAGGCATTTTGATTATGCTTGGGTTTAAGACAAGAATAGCCGCAATTAGCTGTGGGATACTATTACTGATTTTTGCGCTTTCTATGACCGTGACACTGGGTGTCAAAGCTACTTTTGATTATTCTGTATGGATAGGAAGTGCAGCATCTTTTTTATTAGCAACGCAGCGGAAATTTGCATATAGTGTAGATGAATGGATAAAAAAGCAAAAGTAA
- the yihA gene encoding ribosome biogenesis GTP-binding protein YihA/YsxC, which translates to MLVKKAEFVCSNTRVDKLPDPTLPEYAFIGRSNVGKSSLINAMTNKKGLAKTSQKPGKTQLINHFIINDEWFLVDLPGYGFAQTSKTNRSEWQKFIRRYLTHRDNLQCVFVLIDSRHEPQKIDLDFCCWLGECGLPFMLIFTKADKQSAVKSDMNIAKFRKSLLQWFEEVPPHFLTSAEAKTGCEPILEMINDINTRFVPPEAESKF; encoded by the coding sequence ATGCTAGTAAAGAAAGCTGAATTCGTCTGCAGCAATACAAGAGTCGACAAACTTCCTGATCCTACATTACCGGAGTATGCTTTTATCGGACGTTCTAACGTCGGTAAATCCTCTCTGATCAATGCTATGACCAACAAAAAAGGACTTGCCAAGACCTCACAAAAACCCGGGAAAACACAACTGATCAATCATTTTATTATTAATGATGAATGGTTTTTAGTGGATTTGCCCGGATATGGATTTGCCCAGACTTCAAAGACAAACCGTTCGGAATGGCAAAAATTTATCAGAAGATATCTGACACACCGTGATAATCTGCAGTGTGTATTTGTCCTGATAGACAGTCGCCATGAGCCACAGAAAATAGATCTTGATTTTTGTTGCTGGTTAGGAGAGTGTGGACTTCCGTTTATGCTGATCTTCACAAAAGCCGATAAACAGTCTGCTGTAAAATCGGATATGAATATCGCAAAATTCAGAAAATCATTGTTACAATGGTTTGAAGAAGTACCTCCTCATTTCCTTACTTCTGCCGAAGCAAAGACTGGATGTGAACCCATTTTAGAAATGATCAATGACATCAATACACGTTTCGTTCCACCGGAGGCCGAGAGTAAGTTTTAA
- a CDS encoding DUF3943 domain-containing protein: protein MPIRFINRALLFVFLLSTILIGFQNPTLAQDFPFSTQLKDTTITDPYLRKTKPDSLRLPDYMDTLYASKKNFWRAATEWTLTQAFPASFNYFVRKDPYSHITFKNFIDHQRLSAWKWDDNEFMTNQISHPYHGQLYFNSFRSNGYSFTTSSLATLAGSYIWETGGETQAPSINDLVNTTYGGIVLGEMTHRIANNILAKPAYGFQKQANEVVAFLVNPINGLNRLLDGKWGKYEKRNLTDSSVITAEVDMGIRRFDTKVSNLLEKGKNAAYGRLRIIYSAGDSEYKKPFEEFYVNLELGSDDSSFVNSVNAYGVLYGEPLLIRLPGKHYGTITANYDFLYNEAFFYGGQSLNYNVLSTFNLGRKNKLKTAMGMGFVLLSAIPDPHLLYGESRNYNYGSGFSVKFDSELNLFGRLRIGVGYNGAYSYTWEKSGNASTYYLHAFSGNFGFRFYKDLSLNLNSGYYRLEGEFRDYPDLDKTYPFARISLGYNIRF from the coding sequence ATGCCGATTCGATTTATAAATAGAGCCCTGCTATTCGTTTTTCTGTTAAGTACGATACTAATCGGTTTTCAGAATCCAACATTAGCACAGGACTTTCCATTTTCTACGCAACTAAAGGATACCACAATAACAGATCCCTATCTGAGAAAAACAAAACCGGATAGTCTCCGATTGCCGGATTATATGGATACCCTATATGCCAGCAAGAAGAACTTCTGGAGGGCAGCTACAGAATGGACACTTACTCAGGCTTTTCCGGCCTCATTCAATTATTTTGTACGTAAAGATCCTTACTCGCATATTACTTTCAAAAATTTTATTGATCATCAGCGTTTAAGCGCATGGAAATGGGATGATAATGAATTTATGACGAATCAGATTTCCCATCCTTATCATGGGCAGCTATATTTTAACTCCTTTCGGAGTAATGGTTATTCGTTTACCACCTCTTCACTTGCCACACTGGCAGGAAGTTATATCTGGGAGACAGGTGGAGAGACGCAGGCTCCATCTATTAATGATCTGGTTAATACCACATATGGTGGTATCGTATTAGGAGAAATGACGCATCGGATTGCAAATAATATACTTGCGAAACCGGCTTATGGTTTTCAGAAACAAGCGAATGAGGTAGTTGCATTTCTGGTTAATCCTATAAATGGTCTGAATCGTCTTCTGGATGGTAAATGGGGAAAATATGAGAAACGAAATCTGACAGATTCATCTGTGATAACAGCAGAAGTGGATATGGGAATAAGGCGATTTGATACAAAAGTTTCCAATCTGCTGGAAAAAGGAAAGAATGCGGCATATGGCAGATTGCGTATTATCTATTCGGCAGGTGACAGTGAGTATAAGAAACCCTTTGAAGAGTTTTATGTCAATCTGGAACTGGGAAGTGATGACAGTTCATTTGTCAATTCCGTCAATGCGTATGGAGTGCTTTATGGAGAGCCTTTATTGATCAGACTTCCCGGCAAACACTATGGTACGATTACAGCCAACTATGATTTTCTGTACAATGAAGCTTTCTTTTATGGAGGACAGAGCCTGAACTATAATGTATTGTCAACATTTAATCTGGGACGTAAGAATAAGCTGAAAACAGCTATGGGGATGGGTTTTGTGTTGTTGTCTGCTATTCCGGATCCGCATCTGCTATATGGAGAAAGCCGTAATTACAATTATGGTTCGGGTTTCTCTGTAAAGTTTGATTCTGAACTCAACCTCTTTGGCCGGTTAAGAATAGGAGTAGGATATAATGGAGCATATTCCTATACATGGGAAAAAAGCGGGAATGCATCCACCTATTACCTGCATGCTTTCTCAGGCAACTTTGGATTCCGGTTCTACAAAGACTTATCGCTGAATCTCAATTCAGGCTATTATCGCCTTGAAGGCGAATTCAGAGATTATCCGGATCTGGACAAAACTTACCCTTTTGCACGTATTTCACTGGGTTACAATATTCGGTTTTAG